A portion of the Edaphobacter bradus genome contains these proteins:
- a CDS encoding alginate lyase family protein, producing the protein MSTTRRVFCSRAATLLLAPRILLAQQPGSSRSTAHPDVAAIDHDRILTQAEHYLSQSPTPLTTLPSPHSPGTPHDFYSEADNYWPDPANPEAPYTQRSGAPNPTAFTAHRDALLNLSLAVGALTSAFVLTHEDRYAHHAVTHLNAWFIEPATSMTPALLYAGIIPPAKTGRPEGIVEGVFLAEIAQSIPFLATSESLPQPTLDALTTWFTTYHNWLTTSRIAGLARDLKNHHGSSWLLQAATCARLNTKDDAPLTALRHQFKSTTIRAQILADGTFPHEIASPNPYRNSLFNLDMLAAACDLLSTRFESVWTYDLQDGPGMRSAIARHYPFMLDRGTWPYSADLNYFTALPLRRPSLLLAARAYSRPEYADLWRRLPPDTTIPPLQRTFPISQPLLWVTRPRP; encoded by the coding sequence ATGTCTACTACGCGCAGAGTCTTCTGTTCCCGGGCCGCAACGCTTCTCCTCGCACCACGCATTCTGTTGGCTCAGCAACCGGGTTCTTCGCGGTCAACGGCACACCCCGACGTAGCCGCCATCGATCACGACCGCATTCTCACTCAAGCTGAACACTACCTCTCGCAGTCCCCCACTCCGCTCACCACTCTCCCCAGCCCACACAGCCCTGGCACGCCACACGACTTCTACTCCGAAGCCGACAACTACTGGCCCGACCCCGCCAACCCCGAAGCCCCTTACACCCAGCGCAGCGGAGCCCCCAACCCTACAGCTTTCACCGCGCATCGTGATGCTCTGCTCAACCTCAGCCTCGCCGTCGGAGCACTCACCTCAGCCTTCGTCCTCACGCACGAAGACCGCTACGCCCATCACGCTGTCACGCACCTGAATGCATGGTTCATCGAACCTGCGACAAGCATGACACCCGCGCTCCTCTACGCAGGCATCATTCCTCCAGCGAAGACCGGCCGGCCTGAGGGCATCGTCGAAGGCGTCTTCCTCGCCGAGATCGCCCAGTCCATCCCTTTCCTCGCCACGTCTGAATCGCTCCCGCAGCCCACACTCGACGCCCTCACTACATGGTTCACCACTTATCACAACTGGCTCACCACATCGCGCATCGCCGGCCTCGCCCGCGACTTGAAGAACCACCACGGCTCTTCATGGCTCCTGCAAGCCGCCACCTGCGCCCGCCTCAACACCAAAGACGACGCCCCGCTCACCGCACTGCGCCACCAGTTCAAGTCCACCACGATCCGCGCCCAGATTCTCGCCGACGGAACCTTTCCCCACGAGATCGCCTCGCCCAACCCCTATCGCAACTCGCTCTTCAACCTTGACATGCTCGCCGCCGCCTGCGATCTCCTCTCCACACGCTTTGAGAGCGTCTGGACCTACGACCTGCAGGATGGCCCCGGTATGCGCTCTGCCATTGCGCGCCACTATCCCTTCATGCTCGACCGCGGCACCTGGCCTTACAGCGCCGACCTGAACTACTTCACCGCGCTTCCCCTTCGCCGACCAAGCCTGCTGCTCGCTGCCCGCGCTTACAGCCGCCCCGAGTACGCTGACCTCTGGCGAAGGCTGCCGCCCGACACCACTATCCCCCCGCTTCAGCGAACCTTTCCCATCAGCCAACCGCTGCTCTGGGTCACTCGGCCCCGTCCCTGA
- a CDS encoding TonB-dependent receptor: MRVCVRDESGGAVADASVQVQGDSGRRVVSDATGCASLTVLGEQSRLEVAHAGFDGVVRALGDEAEIAVVLRVAAREEAVEVTAARTPLALDASASSVRTMSPQQLEEAPALTLDDRLRQVAGFQLFRRTSSWVANPTTEGTSLRGLGSTAASRTLVLSDLVPLNDSFGGWIHWNEIPQLATREVELMRGGASDLYGSSAIGGVIDVMTVTPEKFGYAVDLSGASEATSILNGLLTAGDRNLSALGAVTLFRTDGYILTAPEARGAVDIPSNVHSQSGRVEMRHGVGSDGAVFLRGNLLNEARSNGTPLQTNATRIWRYATGADWTANEAGRFVLRLHGTNQGYRQSFSSIASNRATEKLTRLQVVPSAQMGGALQWARTWRALTVVAGSDVLDTRGTDDETPVSNGVHQATQSISARQRDTGVYGEALWQPRTWSIAFSSRVDWFNTFDAKAVGVKPTPVLPTVAETIFDPRLGVVKQLGGGVSLTASGFRAFRGPSMNELYRTGQVGQQTTLANPNLRSERATGWEAGGLVNVRHLGSVRSSYFWTQVNRPIAAVTLRSTPTSTLMQRQNLGQLESRGVSLEAEIRPMSFLTLTGGYQYANSTVTKFQADPTLVGKWTAQVPRNSATLQARMERQRWGVFSVDLRTSGQQFDDSANQFRLNGYAQVDLYAEHSLWERLRVYGSVQNLADSRIEAGRTPILTLASPRIVVFGLRFH; encoded by the coding sequence GTGCGTGTGTGTGTCCGCGATGAGAGTGGCGGGGCGGTCGCTGACGCCAGCGTACAGGTGCAGGGAGACTCAGGCAGAAGAGTTGTAAGCGATGCGACTGGTTGTGCGAGTCTCACCGTGTTGGGAGAGCAGTCGAGGCTGGAGGTTGCGCACGCTGGCTTTGATGGCGTCGTACGGGCACTGGGGGATGAGGCGGAGATCGCGGTTGTGCTGCGAGTGGCTGCACGGGAGGAGGCGGTGGAGGTGACAGCCGCGCGGACTCCGCTGGCGCTGGACGCAAGCGCGAGCAGTGTGCGGACGATGTCGCCGCAGCAGCTTGAGGAGGCTCCTGCGCTGACGCTCGATGACAGGCTGCGGCAGGTGGCTGGGTTTCAGTTGTTCCGCAGAACGAGCTCGTGGGTGGCGAATCCGACGACGGAAGGGACTTCGCTGCGTGGGCTGGGTTCGACGGCGGCAAGCCGGACGCTGGTGTTGAGCGACCTGGTTCCGCTGAATGATTCCTTTGGCGGGTGGATTCACTGGAATGAGATTCCGCAGCTCGCGACGCGCGAGGTGGAGCTGATGCGCGGCGGGGCCTCGGATTTGTACGGTTCGAGCGCGATCGGTGGAGTGATCGACGTGATGACTGTGACGCCGGAGAAGTTTGGCTATGCGGTGGACCTGTCAGGCGCGAGCGAGGCGACTTCGATTCTGAATGGACTGCTTACGGCGGGAGATAGAAATTTGAGTGCGCTCGGCGCGGTGACGCTATTTCGGACGGATGGTTACATCCTGACGGCGCCCGAGGCTCGTGGTGCGGTGGATATTCCCTCGAATGTGCACTCGCAGAGTGGGCGGGTGGAGATGCGGCACGGCGTGGGGAGCGATGGTGCGGTGTTTCTGCGGGGCAATCTGCTGAATGAGGCGCGGAGCAACGGGACTCCGTTGCAGACGAATGCAACGCGCATCTGGCGGTATGCGACCGGCGCGGACTGGACGGCGAATGAGGCAGGAAGATTTGTACTGCGGCTGCACGGGACGAATCAGGGCTACCGGCAGAGCTTCTCGTCAATTGCGTCGAATCGTGCAACGGAGAAGCTGACGCGCTTGCAGGTGGTTCCTTCTGCGCAGATGGGCGGGGCGCTGCAGTGGGCTCGGACGTGGCGGGCGTTGACTGTGGTGGCGGGCAGCGACGTGTTGGATACGCGCGGGACTGACGATGAGACTCCGGTGAGCAACGGCGTGCATCAGGCGACGCAGAGCATCAGCGCGCGGCAGCGAGACACGGGCGTCTATGGCGAGGCGCTGTGGCAGCCGAGGACGTGGTCGATTGCGTTCTCTTCGCGGGTGGACTGGTTCAACACCTTCGACGCGAAGGCGGTCGGGGTTAAGCCGACTCCGGTGCTTCCGACGGTGGCGGAGACGATCTTCGATCCGCGGCTTGGAGTGGTGAAGCAGTTGGGAGGTGGGGTTTCGCTGACGGCTTCGGGGTTCAGGGCATTTCGCGGGCCTTCGATGAATGAGCTGTATCGAACCGGTCAGGTGGGGCAGCAGACTACGCTGGCGAATCCGAATCTGCGGTCGGAGCGGGCCACGGGGTGGGAGGCTGGCGGGCTAGTGAATGTGCGGCACCTGGGCTCTGTGCGGTCGAGCTACTTCTGGACGCAGGTGAACCGGCCAATTGCGGCGGTAACGCTCCGCTCCACTCCAACGAGCACCCTGATGCAGCGGCAGAACCTGGGGCAACTTGAGAGTCGTGGCGTGTCGCTGGAGGCGGAGATAAGACCGATGAGCTTCCTCACCCTGACAGGAGGCTATCAATACGCGAACTCGACCGTGACGAAGTTCCAGGCGGATCCAACGCTGGTGGGGAAGTGGACCGCGCAGGTTCCGCGAAACAGCGCAACCCTGCAGGCACGGATGGAGCGGCAACGGTGGGGCGTCTTCAGCGTCGATCTGCGGACGAGCGGGCAGCAGTTCGATGATTCGGCGAATCAATTCCGATTGAATGGGTACGCACAGGTAGATCTCTACGCGGAGCACTCCTTGTGGGAGAGGCTGCGCGTCTATGGCTCAGTGCAAAATCTTGCGGATTCGAGGATAGAAGCTGGGCGCACGCCGATCCTTACGCTAGCTTCGCCGAGGATTGTGGTGTTCGGGCTGCGGTTTCATTGA
- a CDS encoding Ig-like domain-containing protein — protein MFALRRVSGLLLVGLALSIVGCDNSGLDSVQVTPATQTVTVGQTAQFTAVGTYGSVNHHTTKNLTSEVSWASTVPAVATVNSSGLVTAVGSGVTTITASAMAYNGHVSSSAILTVTSSAGGGTGGSGGGILSLTIIPSGIVFGSLTQSGQFLAIGTFSSAPTVRDLTNSVKWLTSAPNVFPVTNYSSTLTGTGTQNGGVVSAYGSSVGPVGAVITAEATDSNGSIATATANVGCPLVLPNPTANPPTPGSCNENIPQLLSTLTVYNEGLNPNTPEAGGNWLITAPSATGTPAVINCGPGAGAGKSVCTATYPLGTIVTLTAPARTGVSFGGWSSNCFNTGTITQAGPNTCTIDLSASDATVGAIFN, from the coding sequence ATGTTCGCTTTGCGTCGTGTTTCGGGACTTTTGCTCGTCGGCCTTGCTCTATCAATCGTCGGTTGCGACAACTCGGGGCTGGATTCCGTTCAGGTTACACCGGCAACTCAGACTGTGACGGTTGGTCAGACTGCGCAATTTACCGCTGTTGGGACATACGGCAGTGTGAACCACCATACGACAAAGAACCTGACGAGCGAGGTGAGTTGGGCCTCCACCGTTCCTGCTGTGGCAACCGTCAATTCTTCCGGGCTGGTAACAGCAGTGGGGTCGGGTGTAACAACGATCACGGCCAGCGCAATGGCGTACAACGGTCATGTCAGCTCCAGCGCAATCCTTACCGTGACAAGCTCAGCCGGAGGCGGGACTGGGGGGAGCGGAGGAGGCATCCTTTCGCTCACCATCATTCCGAGCGGGATTGTCTTTGGCAGCTTGACCCAGAGTGGGCAGTTTCTGGCGATTGGAACGTTCTCGAGCGCGCCGACCGTGAGGGACCTGACCAACTCGGTCAAATGGCTTACTTCCGCACCGAATGTATTCCCGGTCACAAACTACAGCAGCACGTTGACAGGGACTGGCACACAAAACGGCGGGGTCGTCAGTGCTTATGGAAGTAGCGTAGGGCCCGTAGGCGCCGTCATCACTGCGGAGGCAACCGACAGCAATGGGTCGATAGCTACCGCTACGGCAAACGTCGGCTGCCCGTTAGTTCTTCCCAATCCCACCGCCAACCCGCCGACGCCAGGCTCGTGCAATGAGAACATCCCACAACTCCTGTCGACGCTGACGGTGTACAACGAAGGGCTGAATCCCAATACCCCAGAAGCCGGCGGCAACTGGCTGATAACTGCTCCTTCAGCCACTGGCACTCCGGCCGTTATCAATTGCGGCCCGGGCGCCGGAGCCGGCAAGTCAGTCTGCACGGCAACTTATCCCCTGGGCACCATCGTGACCTTGACTGCCCCCGCCCGAACTGGAGTCTCCTTCGGTGGATGGTCTTCCAACTGCTTCAACACCGGAACGATCACACAAGCCGGGCCCAACACTTGCACGATCGACTTGTCGGCGAGTGACGCCACCGTGGGAGCTATCTTCAACTAA
- the pgm gene encoding phosphoglucomutase (alpha-D-glucose-1,6-bisphosphate-dependent) → MSTKQTNKPGQLPDPSTLVDLPRLITAYYALHPNPAVPAQRVAFGTSGHRGASFEASFNDDHIAAITQAIVEYRAAQHTLGPLFLAKDTHALSEPAFTTALEVLAANNIEVMIDEHLGYTPTPALSHAIVTHNQNPKLHRADGIVITPSHNPPEDGGFKYNPTSGGPADTTATKWIENRANELIAAGLKDVKRISWFRALSADRTYRHDYITAYVNDLANVIDFDVLRGTSLKLAVDPLGGAGVHYWPRIAEQYKLPLEILNRNVDATFRFMTCDWDGRVRMDCSSPYAMASMIANKDKYDVAFAADTDHDRHGIVTRTAGLLNPNQYLAVSIQYLFTNRPNWGAKTAIGKTLVSSSIIDRVAKGLNRPMLEVPVGFKWFVDGLVDGSLGFVGEESAGATFLRRDGKVWTTDKDGLIPGLLAAEMTARTGKDPGQLYQELTAKYGSPVFQRIDAAATKEQKAKLSQLSPSQVTAKELAGEPITAILTEAPGNKAALGGLKVSTENGWFAARPSGTEDVYKIYAESFKGPDHLKQIQTEAQQLVNKAIS, encoded by the coding sequence ATGAGCACCAAGCAGACCAACAAGCCCGGCCAACTCCCTGATCCTTCCACACTCGTCGATCTCCCCCGCCTTATCACGGCCTACTACGCGCTTCACCCCAACCCCGCGGTCCCCGCGCAGCGCGTCGCCTTCGGGACCTCCGGCCATCGCGGCGCCTCCTTCGAGGCCAGCTTCAACGACGACCACATCGCCGCTATCACCCAGGCCATCGTCGAATACCGCGCCGCTCAGCACACGCTCGGGCCCCTCTTCCTCGCCAAGGACACCCATGCCCTCTCCGAGCCCGCCTTCACCACCGCGCTCGAGGTCCTCGCCGCCAACAACATCGAGGTCATGATCGACGAGCACCTCGGCTACACGCCCACCCCCGCGCTGTCCCACGCCATCGTCACCCACAACCAGAACCCGAAGCTCCACCGCGCTGACGGCATCGTCATCACACCGTCGCACAACCCTCCCGAGGACGGCGGCTTCAAGTACAACCCTACCTCCGGCGGCCCTGCCGACACCACGGCCACCAAGTGGATCGAGAACCGGGCAAATGAATTAATTGCGGCGGGACTGAAGGACGTCAAGCGCATCTCCTGGTTCCGCGCTCTCTCCGCAGACAGGACCTACCGCCACGACTACATCACCGCCTACGTCAATGATCTCGCCAACGTCATCGACTTCGACGTCCTCCGCGGGACCTCCCTCAAGCTGGCCGTCGACCCGCTCGGAGGAGCAGGCGTCCACTACTGGCCGCGCATCGCCGAGCAGTACAAGCTCCCGCTCGAGATTCTCAATCGCAATGTCGACGCCACCTTCCGCTTCATGACCTGCGACTGGGACGGGCGCGTCCGCATGGACTGCTCCAGCCCCTACGCCATGGCATCGATGATCGCCAACAAGGACAAGTACGACGTGGCCTTCGCCGCCGACACCGACCACGACCGCCACGGCATCGTCACCCGCACCGCCGGCCTGCTCAACCCCAACCAATACCTCGCTGTTTCGATCCAGTATCTCTTCACAAACCGTCCGAACTGGGGCGCGAAGACCGCGATCGGCAAGACGCTCGTTTCTTCCTCGATCATCGACCGCGTGGCCAAGGGCCTCAACCGCCCCATGCTCGAAGTCCCCGTCGGCTTCAAGTGGTTCGTCGACGGCTTGGTCGACGGCTCGCTCGGCTTCGTAGGTGAAGAGTCCGCCGGAGCAACGTTCCTCCGCCGCGACGGCAAGGTGTGGACAACCGACAAGGACGGCCTCATCCCCGGCCTCCTCGCCGCCGAGATGACCGCACGCACCGGCAAAGACCCCGGCCAGCTCTACCAGGAACTCACTGCAAAGTACGGCTCGCCCGTCTTCCAGCGCATCGACGCCGCAGCCACCAAGGAACAAAAGGCCAAGCTGTCGCAGCTCTCACCGTCTCAGGTCACAGCAAAAGAACTCGCAGGCGAGCCCATCACCGCCATCCTCACTGAAGCCCCCGGTAACAAAGCTGCCCTCGGCGGCCTCAAGGTCTCCACCGAGAATGGCTGGTTCGCCGCCCGCCCCTCCGGCACCGAAGACGTCTACAAGATCTACGCCGAGAGCTTCAAAGGCCCCGATCACCTCAAACAAATCCAGACGGAAGCCCAGCAACTCGTCAACAAAGCCATCAGCTAA
- a CDS encoding DNRLRE domain-containing protein, whose protein sequence is MAASVAAPVRCVALEATLLADAHVNSALPTVNSGAISNLNVGGGYTTLVQFDLSDLPAGTTTSQISRALLRLYCNRADTPGLVSVQPVNGAWGEYSVTYTTLPKLGSAAQVVQVNQAGAYVTVDVTALVQAWIASPATNNGFALTAGTAVVQFDSKENDLTGHAPELDVALVSQGPQGPQGPAGVAGPAGPQGLLGLQGLQGLQGLKGDTGAAGPQGPQGVAGAAGATGPAGPQGSAGPTGPQGPAGATGPAGAPGLVYQGSYASTTNYALGDVVLWQGASWVSLSGSNHGNTPSESPAQWGVLTAQGPQGLQGPQGLQGAAGPQGPPGSVGPPGERGPQGLQGIPGQAGAQGLTGATGPQGLQGPMGPQGPAGPVGMTFRGAYSSTVNYALADGVSYNGSGYVSLVGANHGNTPDQSPAYWAVFATGMAGSQGPAGPAGATGATGAQGPAGPQGPQGVQGATGPQGPAVANYVGNYSSTTNYGLHDAVSYVGSTYISLVSGNHGNTPDQSAVAWALLAAQGPAGPQGPVGATGAQGPAGVAGANGATGPQGPPVSFRGTWVVGQSYVVGDAVGYGGGSYIAIAANAGREPDVSPAYWAVLAQAGTAGAAGAAGPQGTQGPAGATGVSWRGAWTSAMGYLANDAVSYGGSTYLALTSSMASEPDISPAQWAMLAQSGSAGPTGPAGAAATVTVGTVTTGAAGTEATVTNSGTASAAVLNFTIPQGAAGSGGTGGGGGTSGIPFASVYHAVSFSSNYYSVNNSSASSSEAASVLTWVPAGCVASELTVFSQQSNTITVTLRTGTPGSMADSGLSCSAASSGSCKATVSVTIAEGGFVDLKISGASGTLAGVWTALACN, encoded by the coding sequence TTGGCGGCGTCGGTTGCCGCTCCCGTGCGCTGCGTGGCCCTGGAGGCGACGCTGCTGGCCGATGCCCATGTGAACAGTGCGTTGCCAACCGTGAACAGCGGGGCGATCTCGAATCTGAATGTGGGTGGCGGATATACGACACTGGTGCAGTTTGACCTGAGCGATCTGCCTGCGGGAACGACGACGTCGCAGATCTCGCGAGCGCTGCTGCGGCTGTATTGCAATCGCGCGGACACGCCGGGGCTGGTGAGCGTGCAGCCAGTGAATGGCGCGTGGGGCGAGTACAGCGTGACCTATACGACGCTGCCGAAGCTGGGGAGCGCGGCACAGGTGGTTCAGGTGAACCAGGCCGGAGCGTATGTGACGGTGGATGTGACGGCGCTAGTACAGGCATGGATTGCGAGTCCAGCGACGAACAATGGGTTTGCCCTGACCGCCGGAACGGCGGTGGTGCAGTTTGACAGCAAGGAGAATGACCTGACGGGGCACGCTCCCGAACTGGATGTAGCGCTTGTGTCGCAGGGGCCACAAGGACCTCAGGGACCTGCAGGAGTTGCAGGACCGGCGGGCCCGCAGGGGCTGCTAGGACTTCAGGGGCTGCAAGGGCTCCAGGGCCTTAAGGGCGATACGGGAGCGGCCGGACCTCAGGGGCCGCAGGGAGTGGCCGGAGCTGCTGGCGCGACGGGGCCAGCAGGGCCACAGGGTTCGGCTGGTCCGACTGGGCCGCAAGGGCCGGCAGGGGCGACCGGGCCTGCAGGGGCTCCGGGGCTGGTGTATCAGGGAAGCTATGCTTCGACGACCAACTATGCGCTGGGCGATGTGGTGCTGTGGCAGGGTGCGAGCTGGGTCTCGCTGAGTGGGAGCAACCATGGGAATACGCCGAGCGAGAGTCCGGCGCAGTGGGGAGTTCTGACGGCGCAAGGGCCACAGGGATTGCAAGGGCCGCAGGGCTTGCAGGGAGCGGCCGGGCCACAAGGGCCGCCGGGATCGGTGGGGCCTCCTGGGGAGCGAGGGCCGCAGGGCTTGCAGGGGATTCCCGGGCAGGCCGGAGCGCAGGGGTTGACCGGCGCAACGGGACCGCAGGGCTTGCAGGGGCCGATGGGGCCGCAGGGTCCGGCGGGGCCAGTGGGGATGACGTTTCGCGGGGCATACTCGTCGACGGTGAACTATGCGCTGGCGGATGGGGTGAGCTACAACGGCTCGGGGTATGTGTCGTTGGTGGGCGCCAATCACGGGAATACCCCTGATCAGAGTCCCGCCTACTGGGCCGTGTTTGCAACGGGAATGGCTGGGTCGCAGGGGCCGGCGGGTCCGGCTGGTGCGACGGGTGCGACAGGTGCGCAGGGGCCTGCGGGGCCGCAAGGTCCGCAGGGAGTCCAGGGGGCGACAGGGCCACAGGGACCGGCGGTGGCGAATTATGTGGGGAACTATTCTTCCACGACTAACTATGGGCTGCACGATGCGGTGAGCTATGTAGGATCGACGTATATCTCGCTGGTGTCAGGGAACCACGGAAATACTCCGGACCAGAGCGCCGTGGCGTGGGCGTTGCTGGCGGCTCAGGGGCCGGCTGGGCCACAGGGCCCGGTGGGTGCGACGGGAGCGCAGGGGCCTGCGGGCGTAGCAGGTGCGAACGGCGCGACTGGGCCGCAAGGGCCGCCGGTGAGCTTCAGGGGAACGTGGGTTGTGGGGCAGTCGTATGTGGTGGGCGATGCTGTGGGGTATGGCGGCGGGAGCTACATCGCGATTGCGGCGAATGCGGGCAGAGAGCCGGATGTGAGTCCGGCGTACTGGGCAGTGTTGGCGCAGGCGGGGACGGCGGGCGCTGCGGGAGCGGCTGGGCCACAAGGGACGCAGGGGCCCGCTGGTGCGACGGGAGTGAGCTGGCGTGGGGCATGGACTTCCGCGATGGGATATCTGGCGAACGACGCAGTTTCATACGGGGGCAGCACATATCTGGCGTTGACTTCGAGTATGGCTTCGGAACCGGATATCAGCCCGGCTCAATGGGCGATGTTGGCACAGTCGGGTAGCGCGGGGCCGACTGGGCCTGCTGGAGCGGCAGCGACCGTGACCGTGGGAACGGTGACGACGGGCGCTGCAGGCACGGAGGCGACCGTCACGAACAGTGGAACGGCGTCCGCCGCGGTTCTAAACTTCACAATCCCTCAGGGTGCTGCAGGGTCGGGTGGCACTGGAGGCGGCGGCGGGACAAGCGGGATTCCATTTGCTTCGGTGTATCACGCAGTGTCGTTCAGCTCGAACTACTACTCGGTGAATAACTCGAGTGCGAGTTCGAGCGAAGCGGCGTCAGTTCTGACGTGGGTTCCGGCGGGGTGTGTTGCGTCGGAGCTCACGGTGTTTTCGCAGCAGTCGAACACGATTACGGTGACGTTGCGGACGGGGACGCCGGGGAGCATGGCGGACTCGGGGTTAAGTTGTTCGGCGGCTTCGAGTGGCAGTTGCAAGGCGACGGTAAGCGTGACGATTGCGGAGGGAGGCTTTGTCGATCTGAAAATCAGCGGCGCGAGCGGGACTTTGGCTGGAGTGTGGACGGCACTGGCCTGTAACTAA